One Glycine max cultivar Williams 82 chromosome 3, Glycine_max_v4.0, whole genome shotgun sequence DNA window includes the following coding sequences:
- the LOC100806799 gene encoding splicing factor 3B subunit 3 isoform X4 yields MAVSEEECSSANSGSGPSSSSSSASARYYLSKCVLRGSVVLQVLHAHIRSPSSNDVIFGKETSIELVVIDEDGNVQSVCDQPVFGTVKDLAILPWNEKFRVARDPQLWGKDLLVATSDSGKLSLLTFCNEMHRFIPVTHIQLSNPGNQIYLPGRKLAVDSSGCFIASSAYEDRLALFSLSMSSGDIIDERIVYPSENEGTASTSRSIQRIGIRGTIWSICFISQDSRQPSKEHNPVLAVIINRRGALLNELLLLEWNVKAHKIFVISQYVEAGPLAHDIVEVPNSGGLAFLFRAGDVLLMDLRDHRNPSCVCKTNLNFLPNAMEEQTYVEESCKLHDVDDERFSVAACALLELSDYDPMCIDSDNGGANSGYKYICSWSWEPENNRDPRMIFCVDTGEFFMIEVLFDSEGPKVNLSECLYKGLPCKALLWVESGYLAALVEMGDGMVLKLEDGRLCYINPIQNIAPILDMEVVDYHDEKQDQMFACCGVAPEGSLRIIRNGINVENLHRTASIYQGVTGTWTVRMRVTDSHHSFLVLSFVEETRILSVGLSFTDVTDSVGFQPNVCTLACGLVTDGLLVQIHKSTVKLCLPTKAAHSEGIPLSSPICTSWSPDNVSISLGAVGHNFIVVSTSNPCFLFILGVRLLSAYQYEIYEMQHLVLQNELSCISIPGQEIEQKQSNSSISANNSSISSFQIQSGVDINKTFVIGTHRPSVEIWYFAPGGGITVVACGTISLTNTVGTAISGCVPQDVRLVFVGKYYVLAGLRNGMLLRFEWPAEPCPSSPINIVDTALSSINLVNSVTNAFDKRNDFPSMLQLIAIRRIGITPVFLVPLGDTLDADIITLSDRPWLLHSARHSLSYSSISFQPSTHVTPVCSVECPKGILFVAENSLHLVEMVHSKRLNMQKFHLEGTPRKVLYHDESKMLLVMRTELNCGTCLSDICIMDPLSGSVLSSFRLELGETGKSMELVRVGSEQVLVVGTSLSSGPHTMATGEAESCKGRLLVLCLDHVQNSDSGSVTFCSKAGSSSQKTSPFREIVTYAPEQLSSSSLGSSPDDNSSDGIKLDENEVWQFRLTFATKWPGVVLKICPYLDRYFLATAGNAFYVCGFPNDNPQRVRRYAMGRARFMITSLTAHFTRIAVGDCRDGILLYSYHEEAKKLELLYNDPSLRLVADCILMDADTAVVSDRKGSIAVLCSDHLEDNAGAQCNMALSCAYFMAEIAMSIKKHLMLYG; encoded by the exons ATGGCggtttctgaagaagaatgCTCTTCTGCGAATTCAGGTTCAGGTCCctcttcttcgtcttcctccgccTCGGCGCGCTACTACCTCTCCAAGTGCGTTCTCAGAGGCAGCGTCGTTCTTCAGGTTCTCCACGCTCACATCCGTTCTCCCTCCTCAAACGACGTCATTTTCGGCAAG GAGACATCTATTGAATTGGTGGTTATTGACGAGGATGGGAATGTGCAATCTGTGTGTGATCAGCCTGTCTTTGGCACCGTCAAAGATCTTGCCATATTGCCCTGGAATGAGAAATTTCGTGTCGCACGTGATCCGCAG CTGTGGGGTAAAGACCTTTTGGTTGCTACATCTGATTCTGGGAAGTTGTCGTTGCTCACATTTTGCAATGAAATGCACAG GTTTATTCCTGTAACACATATTCAGCTATCTAATCCTGGAAACCAAATTTATCTTCCTGGAAGAAAGTTAGCAGTTGATTCCAG TGGTTGTTTTATTGCTTCCAGTGCATACGAAGATCGGCTGGCTTTGTTTTCTTTGTCAATGTCTAGTGGTGATATCATTGATGAG AGAATTGTATATCCTTCTGAAAATGAAGGGACTGCAAGTACTTCCAGAAGCATCCAGAGAATCGGTATACGTGGTACTATTTGGAGCATCTGTTTCATTTCACAAGATTCCAGACAACCAAGCAAGGAGCATAATCCTGTACTAGCTGTTATTATAAATAG GAGGGGAGCGCTTCTAAATGAACTGCTATTATTGGAATGGAATGTTAAAGcacataaaatatttgttatttctcAGTATGTTGAAGCTGGGCCTCTAGCACATGACATTGTTGAAGTTCCCAACTCCGGGGGACTTGCATTTCTATTTAGGGCTGGTGATGTTCTCTTAATGGATCTTAGAGATCATCGCAACCCATCCTGTGTCTGTAAGACTAACTTGAACTTTTTACCCAATGCCATGGAAGAGCAGACTTATGTGGAAGAGTCTTGTAAATTacatgatgttgatgatgaacgCTTTAGTGTTGCTGCCTGTGCTTTGTTGGAGCTGAGCGATTATGATCCTATGTGCATAGACAGTGACAATGGTGGTGCCAATTCAGGTTACAAATACATATGCTCGTGGAGTTGGGAACCTGAAAATaatagagatcctaggatgATCTTCTGTGTAGATACTGGagaattttttatgattgaaGTTCTTTTTGATTCTGAAGGCCCTAAAGTTAATCTGTCTGAGTGTCTCTATAAAGGTCTACCCTGTAAAGCACTTTTGTGGGTTGAAAGTGGATATCTAGCTGCCCTTGTGGAAATGGGGGATGGTATGGTCCTGAAATTGGAAGATGGAAGGCTGTGCTATATAAACCCTATTCAAAACATTGCACCAATCTTGGATATGGAAGTTGTAGATTATCATGATGAGAAGCAAGATCAAATGTTTGCTTGCTGTGGTGTGGCACCAGAGGGGTCATTAAGGATTATTCGAAATGGTATTAATGTGGAAAATCTACATAGGACTGCTTCTATATATCAAGGGGTAACTGGTACTTGGACGGTCCGAATGAGAGTTACGGATTCACACCATTCTTTTCTGGTTCTATCATTTGTTGAGGAAACCAGAATATTGTCAGTTGGCTTAAGTTTTACTGATGTGACTGATTCAGTTGGTTTCCAACCTAATGTCTGTACTTTGGCATGCGGCCTTGTGACTGATGGTTTGCTTGTCCAGATCCACAAATCTACTGTTAAGCTTTGTTTGCCCACTAAGGCTGCTCATTCTGAAGGTATCCCTTTGTCCTCTCCTATTTGCACATCTTGGTCTCCAGACAATGTGAGTATTAGTTTGGGGGCAGTTGGGCATAATTTCATAGTTGTGTCAACCTCTAACCCATGCTTTCTGTTTATCCTTGGGGTTAGATTGCTATCAGCTTATcaatatgaaatttatgaaaTGCAACATTTGGTACTGCAGAATGAGTTATCATGCATTTCCATCCCTGGACAAGAAATTGAGCAAAAACaatcaaattcatccatttcaGCTAATAATAGTAGCatctcttcttttcaaattcaaaGTGGAGTGGACATCAATAAAACCTTTGTTATTGGCACACATAGGCCTTCTGTGGAAATTTGGTATTTTGCACCAGGTGGAGGAATTACAGTAGTTGCTTGTGGGACAATTTCATTAACGAATACAGTAGGGACTGCCATAAGTGGTTGTGTACCCCAAGATGTGCGGCTTGTATTTGTTGGTAAGTATTATGTTCTTGCTGGATTGAGGAATGGAATGCTCCTTCGCTTTGAGTGGCCGGCGGAACCATGTCCTTCATCACCAATAAACATAGTGGATACTGCTTTATCTTCTATAAATTTGGTAAATTCTGTGACTAATGCTTTTGACAAGAGAAATGACTTTCCTTCCATGCTTCAATTGATTGCCATTAGACGAATTGGCATTACTCCAGTTTTCTTGGTGCCCCTGGGTGATACACTGGATGCCGATATAATTACTCTTAGTGATAGGCCTTGGTTGTTGCATAGTGCAAGACACAGCCTGTCCTATTCTTCTATCTCATTTCAACCATCCACGCATGTAACTCCTGTTTGCTCTGTTGAGTGTCCAAAAGGAATACTATTTGTTGCAGAAAACAGTTTACATCTG GTGGAGATGGTCCACAGCAAGAGACTTAATATGCAGAAGTTTCATTTAGAGGGCACTCCACGGAAGGTCTTGTATCATGATGAAAGCAAGATGTTGCTTGTGATGAGGACTGAACTGAATTGTGGTACATGTTTGTCTGACATATGTATTATGGATCCCCTAAGTGGGTCAGTACTGTCGTCTTTTAGACTTGAACTTGGAGAAACAGGAAAATCCATGGAATTAGTAAGAGTTGGAAGTGAGCAGGTGCTTGTTGTTGGAACTAGTCTGTCTTCGGGTCCACACACAATGGCCACTGGTGAAGCTGAAAG TTGCAAGGGTCGTCTTCTTGTTCTTTGTCTTGATCATGTGCAAAATTCAGATAGTGGTTCAGTGACGTTCTGTTCAAAGGCAGGGTCATCATCTCAAAAAACTTCACCATTCCGTGAAATTGTTACATATGCTCCTGAACAGTTATCGAGCAGTAGCCTTGGCAGCAGTCCAGATGATAATAGTTCTGATGGCATCAAACTCGATGAAAATGAAGTATGGCAGTTCCGATTAACTTTTGCAACTAAATGGCCGGGAGTTGTACTTAAAATCTGTCCTTATCTTGATCGTTACTTCTTGGCAACTGCTGGCAATGCT TTCTATGTTTGTGGTTTCCCTAATGACAATCCTCAAAGAGTGAGAAGGTATGCTATGGGAAGGGCGCGCTTCATGATAACATCTTTGACTGCACATTTTACTAGAATTGCAGTTGGTGATTGCCGTGATGGTATCCTTCTATATTCTTATCATGAG GAAGCAAAAAAATTGGAGCTACTTTACAATGACCCATCACTTAGGTTAGTTGCTGATTGCATTCTCATGGATGCTGATACAGCTGTTGTTTCGGATCGTAAAGGAAGCATTGCTGTTTTATGTTCAGATCACTTGGAAG ACAATGCAGGTGCACAATGCAACATGGCACTAAGCTGTGCTTATTTCATGGCTGAGATAGCCATGAGCATCAAGAAG CACCTCATGCTTTATGGTTGA
- the LOC100806799 gene encoding splicing factor 3B subunit 3 isoform X5, whose translation MAVSEEECSSANSGSGPSSSSSSASARYYLSKCVLRGSVVLQVLHAHIRSPSSNDVIFGKETSIELVVIDEDGNVQSVCDQPVFGTVKDLAILPWNEKFRVARDPQLWGKDLLVATSDSGKLSLLTFCNEMHRFIPVTHIQLSNPGNQIYLPGRKLAVDSSGCFIASSAYEDRLALFSLSMSSGDIIDERIVYPSENEGTASTSRSIQRIGIRGTIWSICFISQDSRQPSKEHNPVLAVIINRRGALLNELLLLEWNVKAHKIFVISQYVEAGPLAHDIVEVPNSGGLAFLFRAGDVLLMDLRDHRNPSCVCKTNLNFLPNAMEEQTYVEESCKLHDVDDERFSVAACALLELSDYDPMCIDSDNGGANSGYKYICSWSWEPENNRDPRMIFCVDTGEFFMIEVLFDSEGPKVNLSECLYKGLPCKALLWVESGYLAALVEMGDGMVLKLEDGRLCYINPIQNIAPILDMEVVDYHDEKQDQMFACCGVAPEGSLRIIRNGINVENLHRTASIYQGVTGTWTVRMRVTDSHHSFLVLSFVEETRILSVGLSFTDVTDSVGFQPNVCTLACGLVTDGLLVQIHKSTVKLCLPTKAAHSEGIPLSSPICTSWSPDNVSISLGAVGHNFIVVSTSNPCFLFILGVRLLSAYQYEIYEMQHLVLQNELSCISIPGQEIEQKQSNSSISANNSSISSFQIQSGVDINKTFVIGTHRPSVEIWYFAPGGGITVVACGTISLTNTVGTAISGCVPQDVRLVFVGKYYVLAGLRNGMLLRFEWPAEPCPSSPINIVDTALSSINLVNSVTNAFDKRNDFPSMLQLIAIRRIGITPVFLVPLGDTLDADIITLSDRPWLLHSARHSLSYSSISFQPSTHVTPVCSVECPKGILFVAENSLHLVEMVHSKRLNMQKFHLEGTPRKVLYHDESKMLLVMRTELNCGTCLSDICIMDPLSGSVLSSFRLELGETGKSMELVRVGSEQVLVVGTSLSSGPHTMATGEAESCKGRLLVLCLDHVQNSDSGSVTFCSKAGSSSQKTSPFREIVTYAPEQLSSSSLGSSPDDNSSDGIKLDENEVWQFRLTFATKWPGVVLKICPYLDRYFLATAGNAFYVCGFPNDNPQRVRRYAMGRARFMITSLTAHFTRIAVGDCRDGILLYSYHEEAKKLELLYNDPSLRLVADCILMDADTAVVSDRKGSIAVLCSDHLEDNAGAQCNMALSCAYFMAEIAMSIKKVFR comes from the exons ATGGCggtttctgaagaagaatgCTCTTCTGCGAATTCAGGTTCAGGTCCctcttcttcgtcttcctccgccTCGGCGCGCTACTACCTCTCCAAGTGCGTTCTCAGAGGCAGCGTCGTTCTTCAGGTTCTCCACGCTCACATCCGTTCTCCCTCCTCAAACGACGTCATTTTCGGCAAG GAGACATCTATTGAATTGGTGGTTATTGACGAGGATGGGAATGTGCAATCTGTGTGTGATCAGCCTGTCTTTGGCACCGTCAAAGATCTTGCCATATTGCCCTGGAATGAGAAATTTCGTGTCGCACGTGATCCGCAG CTGTGGGGTAAAGACCTTTTGGTTGCTACATCTGATTCTGGGAAGTTGTCGTTGCTCACATTTTGCAATGAAATGCACAG GTTTATTCCTGTAACACATATTCAGCTATCTAATCCTGGAAACCAAATTTATCTTCCTGGAAGAAAGTTAGCAGTTGATTCCAG TGGTTGTTTTATTGCTTCCAGTGCATACGAAGATCGGCTGGCTTTGTTTTCTTTGTCAATGTCTAGTGGTGATATCATTGATGAG AGAATTGTATATCCTTCTGAAAATGAAGGGACTGCAAGTACTTCCAGAAGCATCCAGAGAATCGGTATACGTGGTACTATTTGGAGCATCTGTTTCATTTCACAAGATTCCAGACAACCAAGCAAGGAGCATAATCCTGTACTAGCTGTTATTATAAATAG GAGGGGAGCGCTTCTAAATGAACTGCTATTATTGGAATGGAATGTTAAAGcacataaaatatttgttatttctcAGTATGTTGAAGCTGGGCCTCTAGCACATGACATTGTTGAAGTTCCCAACTCCGGGGGACTTGCATTTCTATTTAGGGCTGGTGATGTTCTCTTAATGGATCTTAGAGATCATCGCAACCCATCCTGTGTCTGTAAGACTAACTTGAACTTTTTACCCAATGCCATGGAAGAGCAGACTTATGTGGAAGAGTCTTGTAAATTacatgatgttgatgatgaacgCTTTAGTGTTGCTGCCTGTGCTTTGTTGGAGCTGAGCGATTATGATCCTATGTGCATAGACAGTGACAATGGTGGTGCCAATTCAGGTTACAAATACATATGCTCGTGGAGTTGGGAACCTGAAAATaatagagatcctaggatgATCTTCTGTGTAGATACTGGagaattttttatgattgaaGTTCTTTTTGATTCTGAAGGCCCTAAAGTTAATCTGTCTGAGTGTCTCTATAAAGGTCTACCCTGTAAAGCACTTTTGTGGGTTGAAAGTGGATATCTAGCTGCCCTTGTGGAAATGGGGGATGGTATGGTCCTGAAATTGGAAGATGGAAGGCTGTGCTATATAAACCCTATTCAAAACATTGCACCAATCTTGGATATGGAAGTTGTAGATTATCATGATGAGAAGCAAGATCAAATGTTTGCTTGCTGTGGTGTGGCACCAGAGGGGTCATTAAGGATTATTCGAAATGGTATTAATGTGGAAAATCTACATAGGACTGCTTCTATATATCAAGGGGTAACTGGTACTTGGACGGTCCGAATGAGAGTTACGGATTCACACCATTCTTTTCTGGTTCTATCATTTGTTGAGGAAACCAGAATATTGTCAGTTGGCTTAAGTTTTACTGATGTGACTGATTCAGTTGGTTTCCAACCTAATGTCTGTACTTTGGCATGCGGCCTTGTGACTGATGGTTTGCTTGTCCAGATCCACAAATCTACTGTTAAGCTTTGTTTGCCCACTAAGGCTGCTCATTCTGAAGGTATCCCTTTGTCCTCTCCTATTTGCACATCTTGGTCTCCAGACAATGTGAGTATTAGTTTGGGGGCAGTTGGGCATAATTTCATAGTTGTGTCAACCTCTAACCCATGCTTTCTGTTTATCCTTGGGGTTAGATTGCTATCAGCTTATcaatatgaaatttatgaaaTGCAACATTTGGTACTGCAGAATGAGTTATCATGCATTTCCATCCCTGGACAAGAAATTGAGCAAAAACaatcaaattcatccatttcaGCTAATAATAGTAGCatctcttcttttcaaattcaaaGTGGAGTGGACATCAATAAAACCTTTGTTATTGGCACACATAGGCCTTCTGTGGAAATTTGGTATTTTGCACCAGGTGGAGGAATTACAGTAGTTGCTTGTGGGACAATTTCATTAACGAATACAGTAGGGACTGCCATAAGTGGTTGTGTACCCCAAGATGTGCGGCTTGTATTTGTTGGTAAGTATTATGTTCTTGCTGGATTGAGGAATGGAATGCTCCTTCGCTTTGAGTGGCCGGCGGAACCATGTCCTTCATCACCAATAAACATAGTGGATACTGCTTTATCTTCTATAAATTTGGTAAATTCTGTGACTAATGCTTTTGACAAGAGAAATGACTTTCCTTCCATGCTTCAATTGATTGCCATTAGACGAATTGGCATTACTCCAGTTTTCTTGGTGCCCCTGGGTGATACACTGGATGCCGATATAATTACTCTTAGTGATAGGCCTTGGTTGTTGCATAGTGCAAGACACAGCCTGTCCTATTCTTCTATCTCATTTCAACCATCCACGCATGTAACTCCTGTTTGCTCTGTTGAGTGTCCAAAAGGAATACTATTTGTTGCAGAAAACAGTTTACATCTG GTGGAGATGGTCCACAGCAAGAGACTTAATATGCAGAAGTTTCATTTAGAGGGCACTCCACGGAAGGTCTTGTATCATGATGAAAGCAAGATGTTGCTTGTGATGAGGACTGAACTGAATTGTGGTACATGTTTGTCTGACATATGTATTATGGATCCCCTAAGTGGGTCAGTACTGTCGTCTTTTAGACTTGAACTTGGAGAAACAGGAAAATCCATGGAATTAGTAAGAGTTGGAAGTGAGCAGGTGCTTGTTGTTGGAACTAGTCTGTCTTCGGGTCCACACACAATGGCCACTGGTGAAGCTGAAAG TTGCAAGGGTCGTCTTCTTGTTCTTTGTCTTGATCATGTGCAAAATTCAGATAGTGGTTCAGTGACGTTCTGTTCAAAGGCAGGGTCATCATCTCAAAAAACTTCACCATTCCGTGAAATTGTTACATATGCTCCTGAACAGTTATCGAGCAGTAGCCTTGGCAGCAGTCCAGATGATAATAGTTCTGATGGCATCAAACTCGATGAAAATGAAGTATGGCAGTTCCGATTAACTTTTGCAACTAAATGGCCGGGAGTTGTACTTAAAATCTGTCCTTATCTTGATCGTTACTTCTTGGCAACTGCTGGCAATGCT TTCTATGTTTGTGGTTTCCCTAATGACAATCCTCAAAGAGTGAGAAGGTATGCTATGGGAAGGGCGCGCTTCATGATAACATCTTTGACTGCACATTTTACTAGAATTGCAGTTGGTGATTGCCGTGATGGTATCCTTCTATATTCTTATCATGAG GAAGCAAAAAAATTGGAGCTACTTTACAATGACCCATCACTTAGGTTAGTTGCTGATTGCATTCTCATGGATGCTGATACAGCTGTTGTTTCGGATCGTAAAGGAAGCATTGCTGTTTTATGTTCAGATCACTTGGAAG ACAATGCAGGTGCACAATGCAACATGGCACTAAGCTGTGCTTATTTCATGGCTGAGATAGCCATGAGCATCAAGAAG GTCTTTCGATGA